The following are encoded together in the Rhinopithecus roxellana isolate Shanxi Qingling chromosome 5, ASM756505v1, whole genome shotgun sequence genome:
- the PSTPIP1 gene encoding proline-serine-threonine phosphatase-interacting protein 1 isoform X2, with amino-acid sequence MMPQLQFKDAFWCRDFTAHTGYEVLLQRLLDGRKMCKDMEELLRQRAQAEERYGKELVQIARKAGGQTEMNSLRASFDSLKQQMENVGSSHIQLALTLREELRSLEEFRERQKEQRKKYEAVMDRVQKSKLSLYKKAMESKKTYEQKCRDADDAEQAFERISANGHQKQVEKSQNKAKQCKDSAAEAERVYRQSITQLEKVRAEWEQEHRTTCEAFQLQEFDRLTILRNALWVHSNQLSMQCVKDDELYEEVRLTLEGCSIDADIDGFIQAKSTGTEPPAPVPYQNYYDREVTPLASSPGVQPSCGMIKRFSGLLHGSPKTTSLAASAASTETLTPTPERNEGVYAAIAVQEMQGNPASPAQEYRALYDYTAQALPASCAFNLLARTRMSWTSPRETSWR; translated from the exons ATGATGCCCCAGCTGCAGTTCAAAGATGCATTTTGG TGCAGGGACTTCACAGCCCACACGGGCTACGAGGTGCTGCTGCAGCGGCTTCTGGATGGCAGGAAGATGTGCAAAGACATGGAGGAGCTACTGAGGCAGAG ggccCAGGCGGAGGAGCGGTACGGGAAGGAGCTGGTGCAGATCGCACGGAAGGCAGGAGGCCAGACGGAGATGAA CTCCCTGAGGGCCTCCTTTGACTCCTTGAAACAGC AAATGGAGAATGTGGGCAGCTCACACATCCAACTGGCCCTGACCCTGCGCGAGGAGCTGCGGAGTCTTGAGGAGTTCCGTGAGAGGCAGAAGGAGCAGAGGAAGAAG TATGAGGCCGTCATGGACCGGGTCCAGAAGAGCAAGCTGTCACTCTACAAGAAGGCCATGGAG TCCAAGAAGACTTACGAGCAGAAGTGCCGGGACGCGGACGACGCCGAGCAGGCCTTCGAGCGCATTAGCGCCAATGGCCACCAGAAGCAGGTGGAGAAG AGTCAGAACAAAGCCAAGCAGTGTAAGGACTCAGCCGCTGAGGCAG AGCGGGTATACAGGCAGAGCATCACGCAGCTGGAGAAGGTCCGCGCTGAGTGGGAGCAGGAACACCGGACCACCTGTGAG GCCTTTCAGCTGCAAGAGTTTGACCGGCTGACCATTCTCCGCAATGCCCTGTGGGTGCACAGCAACCAGCTCTCCATGCAGTGTGTCAAGGATGATGAG CTCTACGAGGAAGTGCGGCTGACGCTGGAAGGCTGCAGCATAGATGCTGACATCGACGGCTTCATCCAGGCCAAGAGCACGGGCACTGAGCCCCCGG CTCCGGTGCCCTACCAGAACTACTATGATCGGGAGGTCACCCCACTGGCCAGCAGCCCCGGCGTACAGCCATCCTGCGGCATGATAAAGAG gtTCTCTGGACTGCTGCACGGAAGTCCCAAGACCACTTCGTTGGCAGCTTCTGCTG CCTCCACAGAGACCCTGACTCCCACCCCCGAGCGGAATGAGGGTGTCTACGCTGCCATCGCAGTGCAGGAGATGCAGGGAAACCCGGCCTCGCCAGCCCAGGAGTACCGGGCGCTCTACGACTATACAGCGCAG GCCCTTCCAGCGTCATGCGCTTTCAATCTCTTGGCCAGAACCCGGATGAGCTGGACCTCTCCGCGGGAGACATCCTGGAGGTGA
- the PSTPIP1 gene encoding proline-serine-threonine phosphatase-interacting protein 1 isoform X1 — protein sequence MMPQLQFKDAFWCRDFTAHTGYEVLLQRLLDGRKMCKDMEELLRQRAQAEERYGKELVQIARKAGGQTEMNSLRASFDSLKQQMENVGSSHIQLALTLREELRSLEEFRERQKEQRKKYEAVMDRVQKSKLSLYKKAMESKKTYEQKCRDADDAEQAFERISANGHQKQVEKSQNKAKQCKDSAAEAERVYRQSITQLEKVRAEWEQEHRTTCEAFQLQEFDRLTILRNALWVHSNQLSMQCVKDDELYEEVRLTLEGCSIDADIDGFIQAKSTGTEPPAPVPYQNYYDREVTPLASSPGVQPSCGMIKRFSGLLHGSPKTTSLAASAASTETLTPTPERNEGVYAAIAVQEMQGNPASPAQEYRALYDYTAQNPDELDLSAGDILEVILEGEDGWWTVERNGQRGFVPGSYLEKL from the exons ATGATGCCCCAGCTGCAGTTCAAAGATGCATTTTGG TGCAGGGACTTCACAGCCCACACGGGCTACGAGGTGCTGCTGCAGCGGCTTCTGGATGGCAGGAAGATGTGCAAAGACATGGAGGAGCTACTGAGGCAGAG ggccCAGGCGGAGGAGCGGTACGGGAAGGAGCTGGTGCAGATCGCACGGAAGGCAGGAGGCCAGACGGAGATGAA CTCCCTGAGGGCCTCCTTTGACTCCTTGAAACAGC AAATGGAGAATGTGGGCAGCTCACACATCCAACTGGCCCTGACCCTGCGCGAGGAGCTGCGGAGTCTTGAGGAGTTCCGTGAGAGGCAGAAGGAGCAGAGGAAGAAG TATGAGGCCGTCATGGACCGGGTCCAGAAGAGCAAGCTGTCACTCTACAAGAAGGCCATGGAG TCCAAGAAGACTTACGAGCAGAAGTGCCGGGACGCGGACGACGCCGAGCAGGCCTTCGAGCGCATTAGCGCCAATGGCCACCAGAAGCAGGTGGAGAAG AGTCAGAACAAAGCCAAGCAGTGTAAGGACTCAGCCGCTGAGGCAG AGCGGGTATACAGGCAGAGCATCACGCAGCTGGAGAAGGTCCGCGCTGAGTGGGAGCAGGAACACCGGACCACCTGTGAG GCCTTTCAGCTGCAAGAGTTTGACCGGCTGACCATTCTCCGCAATGCCCTGTGGGTGCACAGCAACCAGCTCTCCATGCAGTGTGTCAAGGATGATGAG CTCTACGAGGAAGTGCGGCTGACGCTGGAAGGCTGCAGCATAGATGCTGACATCGACGGCTTCATCCAGGCCAAGAGCACGGGCACTGAGCCCCCGG CTCCGGTGCCCTACCAGAACTACTATGATCGGGAGGTCACCCCACTGGCCAGCAGCCCCGGCGTACAGCCATCCTGCGGCATGATAAAGAG gtTCTCTGGACTGCTGCACGGAAGTCCCAAGACCACTTCGTTGGCAGCTTCTGCTG CCTCCACAGAGACCCTGACTCCCACCCCCGAGCGGAATGAGGGTGTCTACGCTGCCATCGCAGTGCAGGAGATGCAGGGAAACCCGGCCTCGCCAGCCCAGGAGTACCGGGCGCTCTACGACTATACAGCGCAG AACCCGGATGAGCTGGACCTCTCCGCGGGAGACATCCTGGAGGTGATCCTGGAAGGGGAGGATGGCTGGTGGACCGTGGAGAGGAATGGGCAGCGTGGCTTCGTCCCTGGTTCCTACTTGGAGAAGCTTTGA
- the PSTPIP1 gene encoding proline-serine-threonine phosphatase-interacting protein 1 isoform X3, producing the protein MWPPGGSRAAPQRGCRESQIKYWMPSSLRASFDSLKQQMENVGSSHIQLALTLREELRSLEEFRERQKEQRKKYEAVMDRVQKSKLSLYKKAMESKKTYEQKCRDADDAEQAFERISANGHQKQVEKSQNKAKQCKDSAAEAERVYRQSITQLEKVRAEWEQEHRTTCEAFQLQEFDRLTILRNALWVHSNQLSMQCVKDDELYEEVRLTLEGCSIDADIDGFIQAKSTGTEPPAPVPYQNYYDREVTPLASSPGVQPSCGMIKRFSGLLHGSPKTTSLAASAASTETLTPTPERNEGVYAAIAVQEMQGNPASPAQEYRALYDYTAQNPDELDLSAGDILEVILEGEDGWWTVERNGQRGFVPGSYLEKL; encoded by the exons ATGTGGCCGCCAGGGGGCAGCCGAGCTGCTCCACAGAGAGGCTGCAGGGAGAGTCAGATAAAATACTGGATGCCCAG CTCCCTGAGGGCCTCCTTTGACTCCTTGAAACAGC AAATGGAGAATGTGGGCAGCTCACACATCCAACTGGCCCTGACCCTGCGCGAGGAGCTGCGGAGTCTTGAGGAGTTCCGTGAGAGGCAGAAGGAGCAGAGGAAGAAG TATGAGGCCGTCATGGACCGGGTCCAGAAGAGCAAGCTGTCACTCTACAAGAAGGCCATGGAG TCCAAGAAGACTTACGAGCAGAAGTGCCGGGACGCGGACGACGCCGAGCAGGCCTTCGAGCGCATTAGCGCCAATGGCCACCAGAAGCAGGTGGAGAAG AGTCAGAACAAAGCCAAGCAGTGTAAGGACTCAGCCGCTGAGGCAG AGCGGGTATACAGGCAGAGCATCACGCAGCTGGAGAAGGTCCGCGCTGAGTGGGAGCAGGAACACCGGACCACCTGTGAG GCCTTTCAGCTGCAAGAGTTTGACCGGCTGACCATTCTCCGCAATGCCCTGTGGGTGCACAGCAACCAGCTCTCCATGCAGTGTGTCAAGGATGATGAG CTCTACGAGGAAGTGCGGCTGACGCTGGAAGGCTGCAGCATAGATGCTGACATCGACGGCTTCATCCAGGCCAAGAGCACGGGCACTGAGCCCCCGG CTCCGGTGCCCTACCAGAACTACTATGATCGGGAGGTCACCCCACTGGCCAGCAGCCCCGGCGTACAGCCATCCTGCGGCATGATAAAGAG gtTCTCTGGACTGCTGCACGGAAGTCCCAAGACCACTTCGTTGGCAGCTTCTGCTG CCTCCACAGAGACCCTGACTCCCACCCCCGAGCGGAATGAGGGTGTCTACGCTGCCATCGCAGTGCAGGAGATGCAGGGAAACCCGGCCTCGCCAGCCCAGGAGTACCGGGCGCTCTACGACTATACAGCGCAG AACCCGGATGAGCTGGACCTCTCCGCGGGAGACATCCTGGAGGTGATCCTGGAAGGGGAGGATGGCTGGTGGACCGTGGAGAGGAATGGGCAGCGTGGCTTCGTCCCTGGTTCCTACTTGGAGAAGCTTTGA
- the PSTPIP1 gene encoding proline-serine-threonine phosphatase-interacting protein 1 isoform X4, whose protein sequence is MENVGSSHIQLALTLREELRSLEEFRERQKEQRKKYEAVMDRVQKSKLSLYKKAMESKKTYEQKCRDADDAEQAFERISANGHQKQVEKSQNKAKQCKDSAAEAERVYRQSITQLEKVRAEWEQEHRTTCEAFQLQEFDRLTILRNALWVHSNQLSMQCVKDDELYEEVRLTLEGCSIDADIDGFIQAKSTGTEPPAPVPYQNYYDREVTPLASSPGVQPSCGMIKRFSGLLHGSPKTTSLAASAASTETLTPTPERNEGVYAAIAVQEMQGNPASPAQEYRALYDYTAQNPDELDLSAGDILEVILEGEDGWWTVERNGQRGFVPGSYLEKL, encoded by the exons ATGGAGAATGTGGGCAGCTCACACATCCAACTGGCCCTGACCCTGCGCGAGGAGCTGCGGAGTCTTGAGGAGTTCCGTGAGAGGCAGAAGGAGCAGAGGAAGAAG TATGAGGCCGTCATGGACCGGGTCCAGAAGAGCAAGCTGTCACTCTACAAGAAGGCCATGGAG TCCAAGAAGACTTACGAGCAGAAGTGCCGGGACGCGGACGACGCCGAGCAGGCCTTCGAGCGCATTAGCGCCAATGGCCACCAGAAGCAGGTGGAGAAG AGTCAGAACAAAGCCAAGCAGTGTAAGGACTCAGCCGCTGAGGCAG AGCGGGTATACAGGCAGAGCATCACGCAGCTGGAGAAGGTCCGCGCTGAGTGGGAGCAGGAACACCGGACCACCTGTGAG GCCTTTCAGCTGCAAGAGTTTGACCGGCTGACCATTCTCCGCAATGCCCTGTGGGTGCACAGCAACCAGCTCTCCATGCAGTGTGTCAAGGATGATGAG CTCTACGAGGAAGTGCGGCTGACGCTGGAAGGCTGCAGCATAGATGCTGACATCGACGGCTTCATCCAGGCCAAGAGCACGGGCACTGAGCCCCCGG CTCCGGTGCCCTACCAGAACTACTATGATCGGGAGGTCACCCCACTGGCCAGCAGCCCCGGCGTACAGCCATCCTGCGGCATGATAAAGAG gtTCTCTGGACTGCTGCACGGAAGTCCCAAGACCACTTCGTTGGCAGCTTCTGCTG CCTCCACAGAGACCCTGACTCCCACCCCCGAGCGGAATGAGGGTGTCTACGCTGCCATCGCAGTGCAGGAGATGCAGGGAAACCCGGCCTCGCCAGCCCAGGAGTACCGGGCGCTCTACGACTATACAGCGCAG AACCCGGATGAGCTGGACCTCTCCGCGGGAGACATCCTGGAGGTGATCCTGGAAGGGGAGGATGGCTGGTGGACCGTGGAGAGGAATGGGCAGCGTGGCTTCGTCCCTGGTTCCTACTTGGAGAAGCTTTGA